A stretch of DNA from Desulfosarcina ovata subsp. ovata:
GGCCCTGATTCCGGGCAGGTACGCCTGGCGGCCCAGGATGCCTACAAACGCCTGCTCTCCCGATCCATGGAGACCGAGGTGCGCGTAAGCCTCAAGGAGCACGCCGATGCCGAAGCGATCCGCGTTTTTGCCGACAACCTGCGCCAATTGCTGCTCGCCTCGCCCCTGGGGGCCAAACGGGTGATGGGCATCGACCCGGGCTATCGCACCGGTTGCAAGATCGTCTGCCTGGACCGCCAGGGCAAACTGCTGCACAACGACACCATCTATCCCCACGGATCGGAGCGTCAGGCCGAGGCCGCCGCCCAGACCGTCCGGAATCTGTGCCAAAAATTCGCGATCGAGGCCGTGGCCGTGGGCAACGGCACGGCCGGCCGGGAAACCCAGGCCTTTGTGGAAAAAACCATCGATGCCAAAACCCTGCCGGTGATCATGGTCAACGAGAGCGGCGCCTCGATCTACTCGGCCTCGGAAATCGCTCGCCAGGAGTTCCCCGACTATGATCTGACCGTGCGCGGGGCGGTCTCCATCGGCCGCCGCCTGATGGATCCGCTTTCGGAACTGGTCAAGATCGACGCCAAATCCATCGGCGTGGGCCAGTACCAGCACGATGTGGATCAGTTCGCCCTCAAGAGCGCCCTGGACGACGTGGTGGTCAGTTGCGTCAACGGCGTGGGGGTGGCGGTCAACCAGGCCAGTGTCCAGCTGCTCACCTACGTTTCCGGCCTGGGACCGAAGTTGGCCAAAAACATCGTCGCCTATAGAGACGAAAACGGCGCCTTCGCCAGCCGCGACACCCTGAAAAAAGTCAAGCGGCTGGGACCCAAGGCCTTCGAACAGTGCGCCGGCTTCCTGCGCGTTAAAAACGGCGACAACCCGCTGGATGCCAGTGCGGTCCATCCGGAAAGCTACGCCGTGGTCCAGCGCATGGCCGACGATCTGGGCTGTACGGTGGCCGATCTGATCAACGACGCCGGCCTGCGTAAAAAAATCGACCTGAAACGCTACGTGACCGACAGCGTGGGCCTGCCGACCCTTACCGACATCCTGGAGGAGCTGGCCAAACCGGGCCGGGACCCGCGCGAGCCCTTCGAACATTTCGCCTTTGACGAAAACGTTGCCACCATCCAGGATCTCCAGCCGGGCATGAAGCTGCCCGGCATCGTCACCAATGTGACCAATTTCGGCGCCTTTGTGGATGTGGGCGTGCATCAGGACGGCCTGGTGCACATCAGCGAGCTTTGCGACCGGTTCGTCAAAAACCCGGCCGACGTGGTCAGCGTGCAGCAGAAAGTCACCGTCAGCGTGCTGGAGGTGGACCTGCCGCGCAAGCGTATCTCGCTTTCCATGCGCAGCCGACCGGGTGAAAAGCCGGCGCCCAAGAAAAAAGCGGCGCCGGCCGGCAAAAAGCGACCGGCCGATCGCGCCCCCCGGGGAAAGGGCAGCGGCAAGCCAGCCGGCCCCAAGCCGTTTAACAACCCCTTTGCCGAGGCCTTTAAAAATGCGAACCGGCGATAAACGGAGCCGATCATGATCGCGGTGGTACAACGGGTTACCCGAAGCAACGTCACGGTGGACGGATCGCTGGTGGGATCCATTGGACCGGGCCTCAACGTGCTTCTCGGTGTGGCCAACGGCGACGACGAGACGGACGTCAACTACCTGGCACCCAAAATCGCCAATCTGCGCATCTTCGAAGACGATGCCGGCAAAATGAACCGCTCGCTGATCGACACGGGCGGTGGGATGCTGGTGGTCTCCCAGTTCACCCTTTTGGGAGACTGCCGCAAAGGCCGGCGCCCCTCCTTTGTCCATGCCGCCGAGCCGAAACGGGCCAGACCCCTCTACCGCGCCTTTGTCGACCGGGTACGCGCGCTGGGGGTCGATGTCGCCACCGGCCGCTTCGGCGCCATGATGCAGGTAACCATCGAAAACGACGGTCCGGTCACCCTGCTGGTGCAGAGCCGCTAAGTGGTCCTGTTCGTAAATACGGTGACGCACCGAGTTTGCCGAGGCGCCCGGCGCACAAGGCGCGAGAAGCGTCAATAGCAGCGCTATCTTGTTAAAGATTCTGGCTTCTCAAAGTACCACTGCCACATGAGGCCAAAACCTATCCCGAAGGCATCATCAAAAGGTACCTGAAAATCCTCATATTTAACCTCGCAAAAGGCATATAGTTGTTCCCAAATATTGACTCCGAGCATGCTTTGTCCTGAAACGCTATCATGGCGGTATTCATTCAATGGGTTATCGACGTCTATGTCACACCATGTACTGGAAAAGCAGTTTACCCGCCCGATACTAAATGGAATTTTTAGGTAAGGAGAAATCATCCACCAGTTATGTCCTTGCCGACCATCCGTGCGAGCCAGATAGACGGTAATGTCAAAAGTTGCATGGATTCTATTAAGAAACTTGCTCATACCTCCAAAAGTTCTGGCACCTCGCCAACGGAAGCCGAAATAACAGCGATCATCCGTAAAGGAATCTATATTATATTCCATGGCCACATCAAACATATGCAGGACAACGTTATCCTCGGCAATACCAAATGTGTTCAAAGGCTTGAATAGGTCGAAACTTCCGCAATGGTTTTTCAGATGGGTTTCATCGTGACCATGGTCACCCGTAAAATCAATGAACCCATAAAGCTCCAAGTCAAATGGCAAATTGTTGGTTTCAAATTCAGGCGTCAATGTGACAAATTCTCTTTCTATGTCATATTGATAAGAAATGTTAGACCACCAAAACTGTCTCGCTTGATCCTCAGCGCTCCCAATCTCTTTAAAAACAAAAAGCGCTAAAACGGTAATGGCCAGAAACCATACAAAATATTTGCCCATGTAGATTGCCTCCGTGATTCCCCTTTTGTGCCTACCGATTCGATATGGATGTATGCCCAGCGTGGCGCACGTTGCGATGGGAACGTCCACGCTCACACACTGGGTGTGTGTGTGTGTGTGTGTGTCGCAAACCTGGACGTGCGATACATTTTCCACTACGTCTCTATTGTTGGGCATACATCCAGCGAGATGCGTGCCAAAAAATATTTACTATTAATACAAATGGGTTAGAAAAATAATTGACAAGTTTTATCATTTACGCCAAAAATTTTTGTCATATATGATATTTTTCCGATTTTATGTCACATGCGACAGATATGGGGAGGGGAGCTGTGACCATTAATGATATGGAGTTCTTCCACCAAGCGTCCAAACGAATCTGCGGTACCCTTAACGCAAAAACCATGCTGGCAGATATCCGCAAGTATATTGAGAACTTCATGCCCGCTGAAAGCCTGGATTTAAATACATACGAGCCGGAAAACCGGATGCTTCGCAATATTGCTTCTGCAAGTATCTATCCCGAAACGCCATTGCGTTATCCGGCCAAGTTATCCAAAGAAGCCGCACTATTTGTTGAAACAGGTCGTTATGGCCCGGTGGTTAGCATGATTAACCGGTCGGAAATGCAACCAGTTGCAAAACAGGTTGAATTGGAAGCCAAACAGCATCCCCTTTGCTTTTTGTTGCTACACCTGAAAATAGCCGGAAAAAGTTTCGGTGAACTTGTGATTTCAGCGCGGGGACGAGACTTGTTTCGCAAAGAACACGCTCGCTTGCTGGAACTCTTACACGATCCTTTTTCCATTGCCATTGCAAACATCTTAAAGCACCAGGAAGTCCTGCGCCTACAGAAGAAGCTATCCGATGACTACCGCTACTTGGCCAGCGAGTTACGCCAGATTTCAGGAGCCGAAGTCATTGGTGAAGAGTATGGATTAAAACCCATCATGGAAATGGTTCGCCAAGTGGCCCCATTGGATAGCCATGTGTTGCTCTTGGGCGAGACCGGTGTGGGCAAGGAGGTCATCGCCAATGCAATTCACTATTCTTCGCTGCGGCACAGCGGTCCACTAATAAAAGTCAATTGTGGCGCGTTACCCGAAAACCTGATTGACAGCGAACTCTTCGGTCATGAAAAGGGGTCTTACACTGGCGCCGGAACAACACGCCGAGGACGGTTTGAAAGGGCTCATGGTGGCACGGTCTTTCTCGACGAAATTGGCGATCTTCCCCTTTCTGCACAAACACGGCTTTTACGCGTCATTCAGGACAGAACCATTGAGCGGGTTGGAGGCAGGGACCCAATCAAGGTGGATATTCGTATCATTTCCGCCACACACAGGGACCTGCAGCAGATGGTCCTTGAAAAATCCTTCAGAGAAGATTTGTGGTTCCGCCTCAACGTGTTTCCCATAACGATCCCGCCGCTGCGACATCGAAAAGCCGATATCCCGGCTCTGGTCAAGCACTTCGTCCAAAAAAAGTGCCGCGAGATGAGAATTCGAACTCATCCGACGATCTCGCCGATTCAAATGGAAAAACTAATAAAACATGATTGGCCTGGGAATGTGAGGGAGTTGGAGAATTCAATTGAGAGGGCGCTCATGCACGCTTTAGCTGGTGCTCCCAATGGGAGACTCATTTTTGATGATATCAGCAGGCCGCATCGGCAAGGCCAGCCTCTATGCCCCAATCTCGAACAAGACGTGCTAACCCTGGATGAAGTGATGCGGAATCATATCGAAAAGGTTCTCTTGTTGTGTAACAACAGAATCAATGGCCCAAATGGAGCTGCCGGCCGTTTAGGCGTAAACCCCAGTACACTCAGGCATCGCATGCGCAAACATGGCATCGCGTTCGGAAAAAGAAGAAAATCAACAGAAAATTAGCTTTACCTTGTCCCAAATTTGGATTGACTGCAGATAGATTGAGAGTATCTCAGAGCCTGTTTGATAAATCCGTCTAAGGCCCGCTAACGGCGTTGGAAAGTGTCTCAAAATGCTCACATATTACCTATATGCTCCGCTTTCGAGCCACTTTTTTTCATAAAGGTAGCTGAATACCAAAGCGTTTCATCCGGTTCCAGACCGTCACGCGGGTAACCCCCAAAATCTTGGCCGCAGCCGTCCGATTGCCGCCGGTTTGCTGCAGCGCGGTGATTAACTGCCGGCGTTGGGTCTCTTCCCGGCTCTGCCCCGGCTCGTGTCTCGGGGCGGATATCGATCCCTGCCCCACGATATTGGGTGGGAAATGGTAGTATTCCAAGCGGTTTTCATGGCAGGTCACGCAGGCGTATTCGAAAGCACTTTTCAGTTCGCGTACATTTCCGGGCCAGGGGTAGTTCGCCAAGAGTGCCATGGCCTCGGGGCTGACGGCAGGGATGGTTTTGCCGGTTTTCAAACCGATCCCTTTGAGAAAGCTCTCGGCCAGCAGGGGGATATCTTCGAGCCGCTCCCTCAATGGGGGGACCCA
This window harbors:
- a CDS encoding sigma-54 interaction domain-containing protein; translation: MTINDMEFFHQASKRICGTLNAKTMLADIRKYIENFMPAESLDLNTYEPENRMLRNIASASIYPETPLRYPAKLSKEAALFVETGRYGPVVSMINRSEMQPVAKQVELEAKQHPLCFLLLHLKIAGKSFGELVISARGRDLFRKEHARLLELLHDPFSIAIANILKHQEVLRLQKKLSDDYRYLASELRQISGAEVIGEEYGLKPIMEMVRQVAPLDSHVLLLGETGVGKEVIANAIHYSSLRHSGPLIKVNCGALPENLIDSELFGHEKGSYTGAGTTRRGRFERAHGGTVFLDEIGDLPLSAQTRLLRVIQDRTIERVGGRDPIKVDIRIISATHRDLQQMVLEKSFREDLWFRLNVFPITIPPLRHRKADIPALVKHFVQKKCREMRIRTHPTISPIQMEKLIKHDWPGNVRELENSIERALMHALAGAPNGRLIFDDISRPHRQGQPLCPNLEQDVLTLDEVMRNHIEKVLLLCNNRINGPNGAAGRLGVNPSTLRHRMRKHGIAFGKRRKSTEN
- a CDS encoding Tex family protein — translated: MTNRSHIGTISAEMNLEAARIDAVAQLLADGATVPFISRYRKEATGSLDEVAVATIRDRLTQLQDLDSRRETILGSLEQHGHLTDELKDQVLAAGTMTELEDIYLPYRPKRRTRATIAREKGLEPLATAIFEQAGSDPEALAADYVDAEKDVATIEDALAGARDIIAETINEDQQARSRVRDLFFEKAVIRSQVVAGKETEGAKYKDYFEWSEPVSTAPSHRILAMRRGEKEDILSLSIAPEAEPAIAILETLFIKGDGPDSGQVRLAAQDAYKRLLSRSMETEVRVSLKEHADAEAIRVFADNLRQLLLASPLGAKRVMGIDPGYRTGCKIVCLDRQGKLLHNDTIYPHGSERQAEAAAQTVRNLCQKFAIEAVAVGNGTAGRETQAFVEKTIDAKTLPVIMVNESGASIYSASEIARQEFPDYDLTVRGAVSIGRRLMDPLSELVKIDAKSIGVGQYQHDVDQFALKSALDDVVVSCVNGVGVAVNQASVQLLTYVSGLGPKLAKNIVAYRDENGAFASRDTLKKVKRLGPKAFEQCAGFLRVKNGDNPLDASAVHPESYAVVQRMADDLGCTVADLINDAGLRKKIDLKRYVTDSVGLPTLTDILEELAKPGRDPREPFEHFAFDENVATIQDLQPGMKLPGIVTNVTNFGAFVDVGVHQDGLVHISELCDRFVKNPADVVSVQQKVTVSVLEVDLPRKRISLSMRSRPGEKPAPKKKAAPAGKKRPADRAPRGKGSGKPAGPKPFNNPFAEAFKNANRR
- the dtd gene encoding D-aminoacyl-tRNA deacylase, producing MIAVVQRVTRSNVTVDGSLVGSIGPGLNVLLGVANGDDETDVNYLAPKIANLRIFEDDAGKMNRSLIDTGGGMLVVSQFTLLGDCRKGRRPSFVHAAEPKRARPLYRAFVDRVRALGVDVATGRFGAMMQVTIENDGPVTLLVQSR